Proteins encoded in a region of the Augochlora pura isolate Apur16 chromosome 4, APUR_v2.2.1, whole genome shotgun sequence genome:
- the LOC144469139 gene encoding tubulin monoglutamylase TTLL4 translates to MDVIAYNHHEIASIGNSIDGGDVDAQYEDEVEDILPYIEIDRAHLTIDQLTAANCDKNPFRRSLFPHVPPFIQFQSFDYKGPTAPYEVTRHLRWRLSTITPLIVRRTLVNSGFRLTKKSQKWCGTWGKHMKSVCFKTLKESQKINHFPGTFQIGRKDRLWRNLSWMMMKHGIREFGFVPRTFVLPQDLNCFRQVWKKLGSQKEKWIVKPPASARGTGIKVVHRWSQIPKKRAVVVQQYLSRPKLISGAKFDLRLYVLVTSFNPLRIYLYPDGLVRFASVKYNDDINYLSDRFMHLTNYSINKTSATYTSNDCVDSCSGHKWTLRTLWSYLEKEHVNVSKLWESMKDIVVKTMISVESPITTLTRTNTTSRYCCYELFGFDILLDENLTPWLLEVNISPSLQSSSPLDMAVKGPLIKNVFNIVGYHLPNNLSPEDVEKIAQKYQFDVVCQDFRLHRPTISFQERTKQSMYANLRNRDDYVDDIIDILTPDDVRHLIAYEDELTQIDKFEKIFPTVDSHEYLQYFDVPRYYNMLFDAWESKYGDNREKGITRLQKLCETKYHLAQQV, encoded by the coding sequence ATGGACGTAATCGCCTACAACCACCACGAGATCGCGAGCATCGGTAATAGCATCGACGGAGGTGACGTCGATGCCCAGTACGAGGACGAAGTGGAGGACATACTGCCATACATCGAGATCGACCGAGCTCACCTAACGATCGACCAGCTGACCGCTGCCAACTGCGACAAGAACCCGTTCAGGAGGAGCCTATTCCCGCACGTGCCGCCGTTCATCCAATTCCAGTCGTTCGACTATAAGGGACCAACAGCGCCGTACGAAGTAACGAGACACCTGAGGTGGCGTCTGAGCACGATCACACCATTAATCGTACGTCGTACCTTGGTGAACTCAGGTTTTCGACTGACCAAGAAGTCGCAGAAATGGTGCGGCACGTGGGGCAAGCACATGAAGTCGGTCTGCTTCAAGACGCTGAAGGAATCGCAGAAGATCAACCACTTCCCGGGCACGTTCCAGATCGGCCGTAAGGACCGTCTGTGGCGGAACCTCAGCTGGATGATGATGAAGCACGGGATCAGAGAGTTCGGTTTCGTTCCAAGGACCTTCGTACTACCTCAGGACCTCAACTGCTTCCGGCAAGTCTGGAAGAAGCTCGGGAGCCAGAAAGAGAAGTGGATCGTGAAGCCGCCGGCCTCCGCCAGAGGCACCGGGATCAAGGTGGTGCACCGCTGGTCCCAGATACCAAAGAAACGGGCTGTGGTCGTGCAACAGTATTTGTCCAGACCAAAACTGATCAGCGGCGCGAAGTTCGATCTGCGCCTCTACGTTCTCGTGACCAGCTTCAATCCGTTGAGGATATACCTCTATCCGGACGGCCTGGTGCGATTCGCCTCGGTCAAGTATAACGACGACATAAACTACCTCAGCGACCGCTTTATGCACTTGACCAATTACAGTATCAATAAGACCAGCGCTACCTATACCAGCAACGACTGCGTCGACTCCTGTTCCGGACACAAGTGGACGCTCAGGACGCTATGGTCTTATCTCGAGAAGGAGCACGTGAACGTCTCGAAGCTGTGGGAATCGATGAAAGACATCGTGGTCAAGACGATGATATCCGTCGAGTCGCCCATCACCACTCTAACCAGGACCAACACAACCTCCAGATACTGTTGCTACGAGCTGTTCGGATTCGATATACTCCTCGACGAAAACCTGACGCCTTGGCTCCTGGAAGTGAACATCTCGCCATCCCTGCAATCGTCGTCGCCGCTGGATATGGCTGTCAAGGGGCCGCTGATCAAGAACGTGTTCAACATTGTCGGTTATCATCTGCCGAACAACCTGTCGCCGGAGGACGTCGAGAAGATCGCGCAGAAATACCAGTTCGACGTTGTGTGCCAGGACTTTCGGCTGCACAGGCCCACCATCAGTTTTCAGGAGAGAACCAAGCAATCGATGTACGCGAACTTGAGGAACAGGGACGACTACGTCGACGATATCATAGACATTCTCACGCCGGACGATGTCAGGCATCTGATCGCTTACGAGGACGAGCTAACGCAGATAGACAAGTTCGAGAAAATATTCCCGACCGTCGACAGCCACGAGTACCTGCAGTATTTTGATGTTCCGAGGTATTACAATATGCTGTTCGACGCGTGGGAGTCCAAGTACGGCGATAACCGCGAGAAAGGGATAACGAGATTACAGAAACTTTGCGAAACGAAGTATCATTTGGCGCAACAAGTGTGA
- the LOC144468640 gene encoding enhancer of split mbeta protein encodes MAPHTSYTPVGGMEYEEPVSRTYQYRKVMKPMLERKRRARINRCLDELKDLMVTALQAEGENVAKLEKADILELTVRHLHTLRAARRLTLTPENTYADRFREGFTQCAQEVSSFLSTPVAAAIHPAAGAQLMRHLGGCLRRLEGPASNSVGSTTNAASTPVNAVSKPSAAASPATNVMVNVPQNVYTPPQSPVSVASSSGDSSESSNAVWRPW; translated from the coding sequence ATGGCGCCGCATACCAGTTACACGCCGGTCGGCGGAATGGAGTACGAGGAGCCAGTGTCCAGGACGTACCAGTACAGAAAGGTGATGAAGCCGATGCTGGAGAGGAAGAGGCGAGCGAGGATCAACCGATGCCTCGACGAGCTGAAAGATCTGATGGTGACGGCGCTCCAAGCTGAAGGCGAGAACGTCGCCAAATTGGAAAAAGCCGACATCCTCGAGCTGACCGTCCGTCATCTTCACACCCTCCGTGCCGCGAGGAGGCTCACCCTCACCCCGGAGAACACCTACGCGGACAGATTCCGGGAAGGATTTACCCAGTGCGCGCAGGAAGTCTCCTCGTTCCTGTCCACtcccgtcgccgccgcgattCATCCGGCTGCCGGCGCACAGTTGATGAGACACCTCGGCGGCTGTCTCCGACGACTCGAGGGACCCGCCTCGAACTCCGTCGGCAGCACGACGAACGCCGCTTCCACCCCTGTTAACGCTGTCAGCAAACCCTCCGCCGCTGCCAGTCCGGCCACCAACGTCATGGTCAACGTGCCGCAGAACGTTTACACGCCACCGCAGAGTCCTGTCAGCGTGGCCAGCTCCTCCGGCGACTCCTCGGAGTCCTCCAACGCCGTGTGGAGACCCTGGTGA
- the LOC144468839 gene encoding tubulin monoglutamylase TTLL4 produces MIIQSRENGTCTTFGKLTTNDSLEDDEIYAYTEITEQLIATLPKLWVAPRRTSSRTSNRNQPKKLPMRRSLFAHVPPFIIFRDNASTDQLPPLITRHLLWWQANRHFPQVISSTIAKSGFRTTTKRASNWCGTWCSNQVLSSQLQRTQLFSKVNLFPSSVQFGNKILLWKNFQRMRKKHGNEGFNFMPLTFVLPDEKTGFQRYARKHAGIWILKPPCSCAGTGIKLVSRVQDVPNDRLLVAQRYITEPRLIDGIKFDIRVYVLLTSVDPLRIYVYNDGLVRLATVKYVNHASTLSNKFMHLTNTSVNKYSPNFVANDDPTECKGNMWSLSCLWNYLSTVEDANPIDIWTKIKDIAVKTVISTEPFLVNAWKKNSTSTYNYYQLFGFDVLLDQKYHPWLLEVNTFPSMKPDTPLCRIVKCQLTKDYLNLVGFHVPNVLTGKELKILRTSYKEETVCYNQQLYSSTLTWTDRKKQYAFAKTSKRKEYLKSILKQLTPGDVRVLIRHEDEIARTGRFETIFPTCHTHTYLEFFDEVRYYNMLLDAWEHKHGADRSKGIERLRQLCRKKYHLTIT; encoded by the coding sequence ATGATAATTCAGTCTCGCGAAAATGGAACGTGTACTACTTTCGGTAAACTCACGACGAACGATTCCCTCGAGGACGACGAAATCTACGCGTACACCGAGATCACGGAACAATTGATAGCAACTCTGCCGAAGCTGTGGGTGGCACCCCGTCGAACATCGTCGAGAACTTCGAACAGGAACCAACCAAAAAAGCTACCGATGCGGAGGAGCCTGTTCGCTCACGTGCCGCCGTTCATTATCTTTCGCGACAACGCGAGCACCGACCAGTTACCGCCGTTGATTACGAGACACTTGCTCTGGTGGCAAGCAAATCGTCATTTCCCGCAGGTGATATCCTCGACGATCGCGAAGTCGGGTTTccggacgacgacgaagcGCGCGTCGAACTGGTGCGGGACCTGGTGCAGCAACCAGGTGCTGTCTTCCCAGCTGCAGCGCACGCAGTTGTTCTCCAAAGTGAACCTATTCCCGAGCAGCGTGCAGTTCGGCAACAAGATACTGCTCTGGAAGAATTTCCAGAGGATGAGGAAGAAGCACGGGAACGAGGGTTTCAACTTCATGCCGTTGACGTTCGTCCTGCCCGACGAGAAAACCGGCTTCCAGAGATACGCGAGGAAGCACGCCGGCATATGGATCCTGAAGCCGCCGTGCTCCTGCGCGGGAACCGGCATCAAGCTGGTGTCTCGTGTGCAGGACGTGCCGAATGATCGGTTGCTGGTCGCGCAGCGCTACATCACCGAGCCACGGCTGATCGACGGCATCAAGTTCGACATAAGGGTGTATGTTCTGCTGACCAGCGTCGATCCTCTCAGAATCTACGTCTACAACGACGGCTTGGTTAGGCTCGCGACCGTCAAATACGTGAACCACGCGAGCACCTTGTCCAACAAGTTCATGCACCTGACGAACACCAGCGTGAACAAGTACAGCCCGAATTTCGTGGCCAACGACGACCCGACAGAATGCAAGGGTAACATGTGGTCTTTGAGTTGCCTCTGGAATTATCTGTCGACCGTGGAGGATGCGAATCCGATCGATATCTGGACGAAGATCAAGGACATCGCCGTAAAGACTGTCATCTCTACCGAACCGTTCCTGGTGAACGCCTGGAAGAAGAACTCGACGTCCACGTACAACTATTATCAGCTGTTCGGGTTCGACGTCCTTCTGGACCAGAAATATCATCCGTGGCTTCTCGAAGTCAACACTTTCCCGTCCATGAAGCCCGACACGCCGTTGTGCAGAATCGTCAAGTGCCAGTTGACTAAGGATTACCTGAACCTGGTCGGATTCCACGTGCCGAACGTGCTGACCGGCAAGGAGCTCAAGATCTTGCGGACCAGCTACAAGGAGGAGACCGTCTGCTACAACCAGCAGCTGTATTCCAGCACGTTGACGTGGACGGACAGAAAGAAACAGTACGCTTTCGCGAAGACGAGCAAAAGAAAAGAGTACTTGAAGTCGATCCTAAAGCAGCTCACGCCCGGCGACGTCAGAGTGCTGATAAGACACGAGGACGAAATCGCGCGGACCGGTCGCTTCGAGACCATCTTCCCCACGTGCCATACGCACACGTATCTCGAGTTCTTCGACGAGGTCAGGTATTATAATATGCTACTGGACGCTTGGGAGCATAAGCACGGCGCCGATCGATCCAAAGGCATCGAAAGGCTCAGGCAACTTTGCAGGAAAAAGTATCACTTGACAATCACTTGA